In one Variovorax sp. V213 genomic region, the following are encoded:
- a CDS encoding helix-turn-helix domain-containing protein, with the protein MAAEVSGGELAKTSGISASMLSRIERGLVSPSVETLERLAQGLHVPTSRFFSDQARRTDFCHVRAGHGVLVDRIGAVANYRYELLGHLLSGNLFVEPYLVTLLPGADPYVTFQHPGLKFLYFLSGEVSYRYGGKSVAVGAGDSLLFEATALHGIEAIQSGPVSYLSVVFTLRE; encoded by the coding sequence ATGGCGGCCGAGGTGTCTGGCGGCGAATTGGCCAAGACCTCGGGGATTTCTGCCTCGATGCTTTCGCGCATCGAGCGTGGACTGGTCTCGCCGTCGGTGGAGACACTGGAGCGCCTCGCGCAGGGCCTGCATGTGCCGACCTCACGCTTCTTCAGTGATCAGGCGCGGCGCACGGACTTTTGCCACGTGCGTGCAGGACATGGTGTCTTGGTCGATCGCATCGGCGCGGTGGCGAACTACCGCTACGAGCTGCTGGGGCACCTGCTGTCGGGCAACCTGTTCGTCGAGCCGTACCTGGTCACGTTGCTGCCCGGCGCCGATCCCTACGTGACCTTCCAGCACCCGGGCCTCAAGTTCCTGTACTTCCTGTCCGGGGAGGTCAGCTACCGCTATGGCGGCAAGTCGGTGGCGGTGGGGGCAGGGGACTCGCTGCTGTTCGAAGCGACCGCGCTGCATGGGATCGAGGCGATTCAGAGCGGGCCGGTGTCCTATCTGTCGGTGGTGTTCACACTGCGCGAGTGA
- a CDS encoding YegP family protein, which produces MSAYFHLKPSGTQYMFNLKGGNGEVVLTSERYTTKQSAEGGIASVKVNSPHDARYDRRTNSGGSPYFVLKAGNGEIIGTSEAYSSTTARDSGIAWVKAHAPTAPTRE; this is translated from the coding sequence ATGTCCGCTTACTTTCATCTGAAGCCCTCGGGTACCCAGTACATGTTCAACCTCAAGGGAGGGAACGGCGAGGTTGTGCTCACGAGCGAGCGTTACACCACCAAGCAGAGCGCCGAAGGAGGCATCGCCTCCGTCAAGGTCAATTCCCCGCACGATGCTCGCTATGACCGTCGTACCAATTCGGGGGGCTCTCCGTACTTCGTGCTGAAGGCCGGTAACGGCGAAATCATCGGAACGAGTGAGGCGTATTCTTCGACGACCGCGCGCGACAGCGGAATCGCGTGGGTCAAAGCACACGCCCCTACCGCACCGACTCGCGAGTGA